A single genomic interval of Penaeus vannamei isolate JL-2024 chromosome 33, ASM4276789v1, whole genome shotgun sequence harbors:
- the LOC138867908 gene encoding salivary glue protein Sgs-3-like, with protein MVLGLWPGVSGYDGESMRVMKVKADGGGEEWTRKEKRAPTQRQHDANTTPTQLQHNANTTPTQRKHNANTTLTRRQHNANTTLTRRQHNANTTPTRRQHNANTTPTRRQHDANTTPTQRQHNANTTPTRRQHNANTTPTQRQHDANTTPTRRQHNANTTPTQRQHKANTTPTRRQRDANTTPTHRQHNANTTPTRRQDNATQLQNNANFNANTTPTQRQHNSKTTPT; from the coding sequence GAAGGTCAAagcagacggaggaggagaagaatggaccaGGAAGGAGAAGCGGGCACCAACACAACGCCAACACGACGCCAACACGACGCCAACACAACTCCAACACAACGCCAACACGACGCCAACACAACGCAAACACAACGCCAACACAACGCTAACACGACGCCAACACAACGCCAACACAACGCTAACACGACGCCAACACAACGCCAACACAACGCCAACACGACGCCAACACAACGCCAACACAACGCCAACACGACGCCAACACGACGCCAACACAACGCCAACACAACGCCAACACAACGCCAACACGACGCCAACACGACGCCAACACAACGCCAACACGACGCCAACACAACGCCAACACGACGCCAACACAACGCCAACACGACGCCAACACAACGCCAACACAACGCCAACACAACGCCAACACAAAGCCAACACAACGCCAACACGACGCCAACGCGACGCCAACACAACGCCAACACATCGCCAACACAACGCCAACACGACACCAACACGACGCCAAGATAACGCCACACAACTCCAAAACAACGCCAACTTTAACGCTAACACGACGCCAACACAACGCCAACACAACTCCAAAACAACGCCAACATAA